One window of the Gemmatimonadota bacterium genome contains the following:
- a CDS encoding DUF433 domain-containing protein encodes MSSTKRDFEGVREYPHIITNNQILGGEPIIKNTRTPVRAIIEVWRLGTHPENIPNHLPHLSLRQVFDALNYYNDHREEIKKYIEENRISNRLIDPLTHATQ; translated from the coding sequence ATGTCATCTACAAAACGGGATTTCGAGGGTGTCCGGGAATATCCCCATATCATCACAAATAATCAGATTTTGGGCGGAGAGCCAATTATCAAAAATACGCGCACACCTGTTCGGGCGATTATTGAAGTCTGGCGTTTGGGTACACACCCTGAAAATATTCCAAACCACCTTCCACATTTGTCTTTGAGACAAGTTTTTGATGCCCTGAACTATTACAACGACCATCGAGAAGAAATAAAAAAATATATTGAAGAAAATCGCATTTCCAACAGATTGATCGATCCCCTAACACACGCAACACAATGA